Below is a window of Populus trichocarpa isolate Nisqually-1 chromosome 3, P.trichocarpa_v4.1, whole genome shotgun sequence DNA.
ttttgaaaaaattttaattttttttatttcaaattaatatgtttttggtgttttatatcattttaatgcgttgatatcaaaaataattttttaaaaaataatattattattttgatacatttctaagtaaaaggtactttgaaaaataactgcaATTATACTCTCAAGAGGCTCTGAGACTTCTATTGTAAAAGTTCTTTGTGGTGCACATAATATACTAAGAGTTTAGTTTGCATTTGGAAACGCGGGCCAATCCGCAtttccaataaatttaattttttttttgttaaaaattaatttttttgtatgttttggattgttttgatatgctgatctcaaaaataattttaaaaaaaataaaaaaatcattttgatgtatttcggtatgaaaagcactttaaaaaacaaccgcaaccacactctcaaccAGACAATAAATCATACAAATTGAACTACTTCAGTCTCCATCTTGAACTAATtccatttattaaaatttaaaagcataCAAAGGGGAttcttataaagaaaataaaaaaaaaatgtgcataTGCGTGtgtgaaaaaaaagtataaagttGGTGTTTTTCatccaattttaaaaattgccgttattgattttatgatttcattaGTCAATTAACGCCAATACCAAAGTCATCGAATGAACAATAAATCAAGATATAGTATTAAGATTTAATATGCTTAAGCTAACCTAGGgacaaaatttatgaaaataaaataattataattttatataatgaatatgttgtttttagaaaatcttaaaaagtaAAGGGGTAGAAGGTTCTTTAAAATTGGCGTTCCAAACAATATTTtagttatatttgattttttttatttaaaattaattttttatatatttttttaaaatattttaatgtaatgatgttaaaaatatttttttaaaaataaaaaaaaaattattttaatatatttttaaataaaaaaaattaaaaagagtttttttatatatatatataaggactTGCCcttttaaagattttgataGTCTACAAACAATAAAGCCGTTTGCCAGTTGGGATGATGGCCCACGTGAGTATCCACGAGATTCCTGCTTCTCTGACCGTTTAGCCTGGTTGGCTATGCGGTTGAACTTGTGTTTgaccaaattttaaatttttttttttattaaaattaagagcggtttatattttttagattgttttgatgtgttgatgtcaaaaataattttttaaaaatgaaaaaacatcataggtatgtattttggcacgaaaagctatttgaaaagcaaccactaccacactgccaaacaccctTTTCTGAGTTCAGATTTTTAAAGTCCCATCTTTTCTGCCACGtggtttttgaatttatgtGGCAAGTGTAGTTAACTGGTATTATTGTCCAAAAAGTCTcagatctttttttcttaaagactTCGAGAAAagattttctgtttttatataatctattttatttctttatttattttgtctgaaaaaaaaatacacagagCAATGACGGGCCAATATTATACATGAATAGGACTTATAATGCTGATATTATGAGATTGGACGAATAccttttataggaaaaaaaaagtaagaagaagaagatttgtcTATctctaaaaacattttttttctatatataagtTAAAGTGCATTAACTAGCATAAGTCGTCATATAAAAACTACATTTATCAACAAAATACATgaattatatatcattattgctcaaaatattgttataatcaaattaaaaaataatttataaacaattgAATGATTAAAATTAGATTACTTTACAATGAGTTGCTGGTGATTGAACTAACATagtcatagttttgaaactcggccCAGCTCGGCAGGTCAACCAGGGACCCGGCATACTCGGGGCTAGAACGGGgccaggttgaagaaaaaataagagaaggaaaaactcagtgtgacccggcaagacccggtcaaaaactcggttgcaacccgttgacttttttattattattaaaacgacgtcgttttgattttaaaaaaataatctgggCGACCcagtgacccggtcaaaacttGGAACCCGGGTCTTAAACCGGgccgggtctgaaaactataAACAAAATACAATCTCTAACAATAATTTTCTTAGTTGTGAAGAATAGTGTGTTGATTACTTATATAGGTTTTGAAAAAGTTAGATTCATATATCTAGGTTATTGGTCTTAAAGCCAACACCTattaaaatctattaaatacatttaattaatgCACTAGATTTGTTGAGTACaactttaaaatcataaaaaaaacaccattaaaacataaactatttcaaaaatatttcttattatcaaatattacaaaattatttcaaaataatgtcTTTTTCGGTTCATATTTGAAAATTTCATGGCACCTTTTTAACTTTTCTAGAAGTGATTGGATGAAAATATTAGTTGGTGAGGTATCCAATGCTCTTTACCGATCATACTAGACTCGCGCTACTACAGTGATTCAAAATAGTGCAAGGCAAGTTTTAAAAGTTAGCTTGTAGACTAATATCCATTACCAGTTGGGGTATTTGGCtattaagaaacaattttttttttataaagaaactaTAAACTTATTTAATTGTTTCTCTATCATTCCTCAGCGGATTgctatttaattacatgtttcGGATTCAAGTTACACTTATACAggaaataaaatcttaaaatctgCTGACATCAAATTGTGATGTAATAAGAAATCCTAGTTAgtcatgatttgttttacttttttttttggtttctttgtaTCTGTTGTGGTagattagttgttttttttttcttgtttgatcatGTCCCTGTATATCactttgattattgattttatagcattttcaaaatatttttgatgattattaaaaaaacaataatatttttgaatactTAAAACGTGATTGGTTTTGATTAACCGaaccttacaaaaaaaaaatacaatcaaatcatatttttgtgATGAGTGAACAGAAAGGGATGGAGGAAGGAAAGACGGAGAAAGAGGGATTTTTCGGAGAGTGAAAGAAACAAACAGGGCCTTAGAAAAGCCAACGGTGCATGAAAGAGACGGAAGCGCCGATTCTGGCCGTATTTTGCAACGCGGACCCCCAATACTGACATGTGGCCTCTTCTTTCTATGTGTTTCACAGATGGCACCATTTCAATACTCCTCTGTCCCTAAGCTTCCAGTTACACGTGTTGGCGATGCTGCTTTTTATATGTAAACACCAATGACCAACCCCACTCCACCGCCACTACTActtttttacaataaattaattaattaatcaatcaattattcttatttttacttGGTAAATATTATAGTAATGATGCTATTACTATTGAATTACCTTTTTCTTCTAAGAATgctaaatatatagaaattaattttttaaatggtctTAAGTGCAtctcacattttaaaaaattatttcttttcttaagttATGGTTGTAAGattcaaactcaaaaaatatattaaaaaatgaaaacaactaTTAAATCaacctttttcttatttttgaaaagtgtatatatattgcaccaacttaattatttctttttttgttgcagAGGAAGGGACGCTAATACCAACTTAGTTATGGCTCCTTGACTACACCAACTTAATAGAGACTAAGATATTGTATAATTATTAGTCCatagttatatttatttataataaatataataaatttggtgaccaagtttatattttataaaattaaacagtcaggttatagatttattttttaaagattatcaaTTCGAGTCTTACAAATATTAGAGCCATCGAAGacttatatgattattaacttcagaatccgtgggattagtcgagttATGCGTAAACTAGTccaaacatctatattaataaaaaaatatatattaaacggAACAACATTTGCAATGGGACCGTTGAATTTGTGAGGAATTACAACTTACATTTGCCTACATAAGCATATGCTTCTCAAGCAATCAATTGaagtttttcttattattatagtAATCAATATCCAATActtaatttaaacatatttttattaaagatttacGTTTTCGGAAAAGGGAAACTACAGTGTGTTTCCTGATTCAACAACCGGGTTGTTTAGGGTTTACCTTGTTAAGCACGTCTTCTAAGGCATATCAAACTCTATAAATACTCGTTCTTCTCGCCTTCCTTTCCTTCCCTTCCTTCCTTCCCTTTACTTTCTCTCTCACGTTAAGCCTCCTCTGCAACTTTTCTAATTAACAACGAGGTGATTATTCCCTTCGCTTTTCATTGTGTGTATATGAGAGTACTGctacctctctctctcgctctctttttttttctctcttgctcctcatacttgtttttatttttttcctatttaatttcACAGTTCTTATTTTTCCTCTTTATGGGATCTtcagatttttcatttttgatctGGAAACTGCATTATAGAGATCAGCTCCTGTTTggttgataggaaaaaaaataaaaggaaagagaaaaacacaGGCCGGCACGTTTTGTTAACTCGTGGATTAGGTGTGAGCTctgttgtttgttttgtttatttattgcagaatctgaaaatattttcatgtttcaTGTGCAATGCTGTTATAACCTTTGTGCCAACATATATCAGTGAAAAACAGGAACCCTTTTTGTGAGATCTGTCTTGGCTCCTCTCTCTTTCTGGTTAGACATGTAAACCCCTTGACTTATTAAAGTTGCGATCTTTTTGAagctctttatttttcttaaaccataaatATGGAGACTTTTCCTTGGCTTGACCTCAATTCATTTTGGGAGTTTTCAGACCATAGGGTTTATGACTTTTGAATGCCTTTTGAGTTGGTTCTTGGTgaaattattttgagttttttttttcatactataggatttcttctttctttgatttgttttttatatttaattaataattaattaattatatcaggCGATTTTGACAACCGAGCTGTAAAGTTTCTTCATTTTaccataaatttcttttttgtcgGTTGTTATGATTAAGGTAAATCAGTTTGTCGAGGCTTTAAAACGTGTGTTAATCGCTTTCTCTTGTGATATAATGACCCTCTAATGGGAAAGATAAAGCTCTATGTGTTGCTCacaattttgatgtattttccaTGCTGCAAAGTTGTTTTTGCCTGGCAGTAATGGTGTGGTCATGACAGAGATTTGAGCTGTCAATTGTATAGTCAGGAGTTAAAAAGTCTCCGACTGGTGTTTCACACCTAAAAAAACCCCAAAGAAAGTTTTCGCGTTGAGGAAAAGTTGATACGTTTGCTGAATGTTTTACTATGTcttaaataactattttgaGGTCGTTTTGGTAGTTGTAGTGTTTTTGTCATAGTAGGACATATGAAAATTTCATAATGAtgtctgtatatatatatatatatatatatatattagatctACAGCTGAAATTATAACCTTTCTAGAGGCCCGCATAGTCCCACCTTTTTTGtgtttatacacacacacacgctcATCATAGTATTCTGCATTATGAATATGTTCTGTGTATTGTTGCTAGACAAATTGGAAAGTCCCAGAAATATTTGCTATCTTTATCTTCTTGATACTGGAATGCATCTCGATGAAGAAGCGGCACACCATGTGGTAGTGGATGAGGTGGAGAatattttgagataatttaaattattttagcaaattaacaattatatacatGGTTCttggattttataattattatccagTGTGTTGTTAGTACTGTGCTGTCGAGTATTGGTACAGTcatgttctttttcttctttttttgttaataatgttAGTTGTCACTTGGAGGTTTTAAAGAATGTAACAAGAATAAATGCGctggttcatgttttttttttggttgatgcatttgtgatttttcttacCTAAAAAGTTTATGTCTCTAGCGAACTATAAGTCTCGATGTGATTTGGCCAACCCAATTAGATGTTTTTCGTATGTTTACATAATTTTGAGTTAAGTTTTGATTGTTAGGTCATGAGTAGTATTCTACATCATGGGGATTGGCTTCATGTTTGTTTAATTCTTGCTTGCCTCATTTTGTTTGCGTATTTATCTTCATTTGCGTCATTTTCTACCATGAATAAAGCTGCTCTTTAAAATGTTGCCGCAATCTGAAAATTTATATGAGCTGAAATATATGTTGACATGTCAAATTCATACGTTGCTGtccctttccttttattttctttacatgcCTGTCCTTTTTGTTGTGCAAAATAATTGATGTCCTCTGGAATCCCATTTGTCAAAAGTATTATGATCTGTTCTGAAGTCATTAGGCCTATGATCTCGACCCTTTTCTTAGAAAATCCTGTTTGCCTGTATCTCTCAAACTTCTAATGTCAACGTCAGCATCAGGATAGCTGGCTTAGATATAGATGTGGAAAAGCTATTTTCTAGTCTTACACATTAATGGTGGTCAAAATCTGAACATTGCTAAGGGGAAGTTCTGCATCTCTTCAAGACAAACTTGGTCCATTTGATTTGATCGCTAGCAGTTTCCAAGTTTCCAATGTGAAATTGTAGACTCTTTTATGTAGAAAGCAATGTTCACGGGACTAATTAAACATGCCGCGTTTTGTTATTCTTGGTACAGATATTTTTGGTGCATTTTGCTGGAACCATACTTTCATTTCTCGAAAATCCTGTGCAAATAATGTTCTTTCATCCAACAAATGTTGTGTGGTTTTGGAGATGAGAAGGTATGGATATAGGTTTTGCTCAGTCATACATTCTTATTTTGAAGCAAATATTTAATGGTTTGTCCTGACAGTTCTCAGGAAGTCCCTGCTTGATGGACTGCTCTCCTAGTAGTAGTGACAAGAAAACTTTGAAGAGGTGGTTTTTCATTGATAAGAGGGTCGGGTGAAAAAGTtctgtataaatttgtattcgGTTAAGTTATACTTTACAACAACTCTGCTGCAAGTAATTTGGCTACGATGGATGTCGAGTCAAATCATTCTTCTCCTGTTCTCGCTGACCCTGCATCGATAAACAGTTCAAGGCTCGGTATCTATTCTAATCTGTTGCCTTACTCACCACCAGGAGGATCACTCTCCTCTAGCAAGTATAGTAGGAAAAAGCCAGGGAAGCTTGACGAAGTCTGCTCGAGTGGATGGCTGGATGCCATGAAATCTTCATCACCCCCTCGGAAGAAGCTCTTTAAGGATGGTTCTGACACCGCTTACAGTTCCTGGATGGTAATGCTTGCTTTGTGGTTGATAATTTATCATGCCATATGTTTAACAAATTCACAATTGCTAACtacaaatgtgttttttagaaCAAGGATCATGGTGTTTTATGTTCTGCTTGTATGTCATTTCTTCCCTTCCTTTCCTGATTGTGTAGTTCAAGCATCCATCAGCACTCAATTCATTTGAGGAAATTGCAAATTTTGCTAAAAACAAGAAGATAGCAATGTTTCTAGACTATGATGGGACTCTTTCTCCAATTGTAGATGACCCGGATAATGCGTTTATGTCTGATGATGTAAGGATTGCTCATAATTTGTTGGACGTTCAACATGATAATGTTTTATCCTTTACCATTTGACATTTACTTCTTTAAATTGATATGAACTGTTTTCAGATGCGTTCTATTGTAAAAAACGTTGCGAAGTATTTCCCAACGGCGATTATTAGTGGAAGAAGTCGTGACAAGGTGAGAGGAGAATTCCAAATTATGCACacgatccttttttttatatagtataattataaattattgccATAGACGTGGGAGCTAAATTACTGCATTCTTTCAGGTTTATCAGCTGGTAGGACTAACAGAACTATATTATGCTGGTAGTCATGGGATGGACATTTTGGGCCCTGTAGGAAAAGCTTCAATGTCCAATGATCATCCAAACTATAGTGAATCTACTACTGACCAACAGGTATAAGATGACTGGCTTTTTTATGTATGTGATTGTCTTCACGCTTCCATCAAAACTGGACTCCAGGGGATCAGagattatgttgattttttttcccagcCTAATCAAGTCGTTGTACCTTATGTATGAGTTTCATAGGGCAAGGAGGTGAATCTGTTCCAGCCTGCTAGAGAATTTATACCTATGATCGATGAGGTGcattattattgtgttttcaTGTATAAAACAGAGCACTTACATCATTGTTACAGAGGGTAAACCTACTCACTTCAATTTCACACAGGTTTTTAGAACCCTTGTCGAGAATACTAAGGGAATCGAGGGTGCAAAAGTCGAGAATCACAAATTTTGTGCCTCTGTGCATTTCCGAAATGTAGATGAGGAGGTAAGGGAATCTGTTGTCTTTTAGACATCTCTCATAGCATCACTGTAAGTTTGACCAAGTCCTTCTGCTTCTACTTGACTTTAGAACTGGCAACCTATTGCACAATGTGTTCAGGATATTCTAGATAAGTACCCTCGTTTGCGGAGAACTCATGGACGGAAGGTATTGTGATTGTTTGCTAGATATTCATGTTAGTGATATGATTTTATCTATATGGTGCTTCCTTGATTATGATTTTGGACTTTGCCTTTCTACGTGACCAGGTTTTAGAGGTCCGTCCAATGATTGACTGGAATAAAGGGAAGGCAGTTGAATTCCTGCTTGAATCTCTAGGTGAGATTGCTGATTGCAAACATCTTACGCAGTAcagatttgtttttctcaaccatttatatttcataaattgTGGTGCGCAGGGCTAAGTAACAGAGACGACGTGCTCTCAATTTATATCGGCGATGATCTGTCAGATGAGGATGCGTTCAAGGTATTGAATTTAATCTTGACAAGGACTTCAATTTTCATATAGAGGGAAAAGGTGGCATGCTTAGTTTTATGTGGTAAATTGGTCTAACATTAGGTGCTCCGGGAGGGGAATCGAGGTTATGGAATTCTCGTATCATCTAGACCCAAAGAAACCAGTGCAGTTTACTCTCTCAAAGATCCAATTGAGGTAAAAATCTTCTGTgaactctttccttttcttgttcgCTTTTCTTTTGTCAAATCTTACGGTGGAACTTCAGGTGATGAAATTTCTTAACTCCTTGGTGACATGGAAGAAGGTAGAAGAAGGTGGATGCATCCTGAATAACAGGAGGACTATCTGATGACATGCATATAGCTTAGGTTTTTGATTTCGagcattttaattattgatattacATAATAAAGAGGCTGTTGGTACAGCTGtgtattatttttcctttgggACCAGCAATTTAGAGATGACGGTTTAAATTGTTGTTAATTTTCCCATTTTCCCTTGTAAAGCTTTTTTGCTTTAAAGCTTATGCTTAAGCTTAAAGGTCTATTTATCCACATGACATTTACTTTAGAGTCATGATTCTGTGTAATTTATCGGAGATGGCAAGGTTCAGTTCACCGCATTGCTGCTGGAATTTTAGCTGCGGTCAGTGTATGCAGCTTTTATACTTCAATTTTCGATTTTAGTCTTGCAGATTTTGGATGTGTTTCAGCTTTTGAGATGGCTTCAGCTTTGAACCCATTACTTTTCCTGTTCGTGATAGTGCAAAacaaacttgaaagaaaaaaactcgacTAACCTGTTTGAGTCAGGTCTGAAAAGGCTGCACTATTCTTAAATAACCTTTAGACCATTCAAGTGAGGCTCAAAATGGACTGCACTAAAGTTAGCACCAGTACATGGTCCATTTGGCCAACTCAAACTGACCTTGTCCACAAAACCATGGGCCTCTAATCAACCATTTGTAGATATCGACCCAATACCATGCAAATTCCGACACTTTAGTGCAAAGTCCATTTTGAGCTTTTAAGAAAGTCAATACCACACCACATTCTCGACTTGCTCACAAATTATCACCATGGTGCCTAATTTTACACGTTAATAGCAATCTTCTGCCAGCATGTCTCCTCAAAAGGCATCTGCCTTTCTCGTCAATCACTCACAAGCACCAATGTTCCCATCTATAACATAACATGGCAC
It encodes the following:
- the LOC7465524 gene encoding probable trehalose-phosphate phosphatase F, with product MDVESNHSSPVLADPASINSSRLGIYSNLLPYSPPGGSLSSSKYSRKKPGKLDEVCSSGWLDAMKSSSPPRKKLFKDGSDTAYSSWMFKHPSALNSFEEIANFAKNKKIAMFLDYDGTLSPIVDDPDNAFMSDDMRSIVKNVAKYFPTAIISGRSRDKVYQLVGLTELYYAGSHGMDILGPVGKASMSNDHPNYSESTTDQQGKEVNLFQPAREFIPMIDEVFRTLVENTKGIEGAKVENHKFCASVHFRNVDEENWQPIAQCVQDILDKYPRLRRTHGRKVLEVRPMIDWNKGKAVEFLLESLGLSNRDDVLSIYIGDDLSDEDAFKVLREGNRGYGILVSSRPKETSAVYSLKDPIEVMKFLNSLVTWKKVEEGGCILNNRRTI